In the Oreochromis aureus strain Israel breed Guangdong linkage group 14, ZZ_aureus, whole genome shotgun sequence genome, one interval contains:
- the LOC116323692 gene encoding centrosomal protein of 164 kDa isoform X1, producing MTAAALVGDQLILEEEYDENYIPSEQEIQEYAREIGIDPDNEPELLWLAREGIVAPLPPEWKPCQDVTGDIYYFNFSTGQSTWDHPCDEHYRRLVAQERERGQLTATAGGTGTKKDKKKKKEKKEKKEKKKKEPLKTPGALSSSLGPLQSSLTSLAPLRGLDTPGQSALSGSAPALRGSLGSSGGLEPLKTPLQAPRTSGSTRILGSRQEERVSLTLPDFDSDDEKISENEPSPHDSDRLLKNLHLDLDALGGSLKYEESDATGAAPAEERTEPELQDLGLSGDHSPEPQSQQDSLKGRHIHLSPQIGSGNHVSEAGADAVTPHPENSSEHSEEEVAEELNEAEEEEQQGSTLDKDEKGAKETKGDVEGGLEGRQENGKSQEEGKEIEDAQSKAAGENEKGEDENNEIEEECCEDEDEDKDEDRERKEEEQKIEEEECEDGSSQVVKKSSKSDQGGVSREEDRTDKERDELERTVSDGGHSERKEEEVETSSKGGQEEESDKVLERCSLSRRKLTESDEVLERCVQSEEDTERGGVELEDDSVGQRASDSKEEEEEEEVIERFKEEGAHDQPASNDRKMKNVTKNSSLPAENSEASKNIEEASSSIDNKLSHKALDINDLSNAVSPLEKTDTEEKEEEKGEKGERKGGEGSKSHVLAKDRDTSPVHKVDRLVLHQSSLSPSPSISSHSDQAVTPRQTAQGLGVPLGLERPETSRGRQARFSSIQADGVKRSLKKQERALEEEPRGRSRKDGEKKESEKEEEEERKRLEREERSKKEREEMERERRKADREIEEEKERIAKEKEQRIRLLREELKREEEEEEEKLRGETEERLRALRQHLLSRRREEEARLNEESDRMLEELRESTKSKREQQQHKLREESEVLLKEVRVTLEEEQTAALERLEAQKTRDIERLKTELEEELETEKKRLQREREEKLDSLKQEVRSTERRRELMMSPRPELQLAEYHRELTDVLQEVREEVQRDHERKLEQLRNDHRREMNSIREKYLDEETAQRERLLSTLQEDRERLQASHAVQLEKLRLQLDAQIQKTELAHSRKESELQDLGDQLELRAKELKSQEAMLLTKAADLKRRRKLLGEEEQEVDRQIEALPRLIQERDQLREELERMREEKAQARELINRAREERSEAKEKEERLREELDQAREESRRAREDKEHLETKVALLQERCDRLSHRVSELERGEGASTSLEQEQDRKKKAEKATMPSGDREDTSLHVDDLEEPPLSPVPDSNSSMDEFRRYISSHGASIQKTKLFLERESSRLMERQAALQAHPAQGRATEETMRNLEQEAHSVAELERTVQRGNRLLRRKEEQLLQLENSIAKEPLFEDLSRLAGGRKVTFDVSESDLSSTVEPPDGTGDIPTVPAKVQELAESLQQISGQLNTVLGALGSLTQQQSTAPYTAFPPPLSHPHSTLAPTSSSSAPVIAQTYNLGTSSLAPPPPLERLSEPPWSWATQSGSAAPPLFSTPISSELRASRDTLNSRWSQIFPGAAVAPLGSSTTRPSTAYSSYTPLNEHSRGLHSTPRSAEMDGQRLQGLIDGNKRWLEMRKKDTSIPLFTRYQAPSSKSGLVQLGLDDNNQIRVYHY from the exons ATGACTGCAGCTGCTCTCGTAGGGGACCAGCTGATCCTCGAAGAGGAATACGATGAGAATTATATACCCTCTGAACAAG AGATCCAAGAGTATGCAAGAGAGATTGGCATTGACCCCGACAATGAGCCAGAACTTCTGTGGCTGGCAAGGGAGGGCATCGTCGCCCCTTTGCCTCCTGAGTGGAAGCCTTG CCAGGATGTGACAGGGGACATCTACTACTTCAACTTCTCCACGGGTCAGTCCACCTGGGATCACCCCTGTGACGAGCACTACCGACGTCTGGTGGCCCAGGAGCGTGAGCGAGGTCAGCTCACAGCCACAGCTGGGGGCACAGGAACcaagaaagacaagaaaaagaagaaagaaaagaaggagaagaaagagaagaagaagaaggaaccACTCAAAACTCCTGGG GCCCTCAGTTCGTCTCTGGGACCTCTGCAATCTTCGCTTACCAGCCTGGCTCCCCTGCGaggtttggacacccctggccaAAGCGCTCTCTCTGGATCTGCCCCTGCCCTGCGGGGGTCTCTCGGCAGCTCCGGGGGATTGGAACCCCTCAAGACACCCCTACAG GCTCCTCGAACCAGTGGATCAACCAGAATACTCGGCAGCCGACAGGAAGAGAGAGTGTCACTTACTTTGCCTGATTTTGACAGTGATGATGAGAAAATCTCAGAAAACGAG CCAAGTCCTCATGATTCAGACAGACTATTGAAGAATCTCCACCTGGATCTGGATGCCCTCGGAGGAAGCCTAAAGTATgag GAAAGTGATGCCACTGGCGCAGCACCAGCGGAGGAGAGGACGGAGCCAGAGTTGCAGGATTTGGGCCTGTCTGGTGACCACAGCCCTGAACCACAGTCACAACAA GATTCTCTGAAAGGTCGCCACATCCACCTCTCTCCCCAGATAGGCAGTGGAAATCATGTCAGTGAGGCGGGGGCTGATGCTGTCACTCCTCATCCTGAAAACTCTTCAGAGCACTCAGAAGAGGAGGTAGCAGAGGAGTTAAATGAGgcagaggaagaagagcagCAGGGTAGCACATTAGACAAGGATGAAAAAGGAGCAAAAGAGACAAAAGGAGATGTGGAAGGTGGGCTGGAAGGTAGAcaggaaaatggaaaaagcCAAGAGGAGGGGAAAGAGATAGAGGATGCTCAAAGTAAAGCGGCTGGAGAAAACGAGAAAGGGGAAGATGAAAATAATGAGATAGAGGAAGAGTGCTGTGAAGATGAGGATGAGGACAAAGacgaagacagagagaggaaagaagaggagcaaaaaatagaagaagaggAATGTGAGGATGGTAGCAGTCAAGTAGTGAAGAAGTCCTCCAAAAGTGATCAAGGCGGAGTAAGTCGGGAGGAGGACAGAACTGACAAAGAGAGGGATGAGCTTGAGAGAACTGTAAGTGACGGAGGGCACAGTGAGAGAAAGGAAGAGGAGGTCGAGACCAGTAGCAAAGgagggcaggaggaggagagcgaTAAGGTTTTGGAGAGGTGCTCTCTAAGCCGGAGGAAACTGACAGAGAGTGATGAGGTGTTGGAAAGATGTGTACAGAGTGAAGAAGACACAGAGAGGGGGGGAGTGGAGCTAGAGGATGACTCAGTTGGCCAGAGAGCATCAGACagcaaggaggaggaggaggaggaggaggttatAGAGAGGTTTAAAGAGGAAGGGGCTCATGACCAACCAGCCAGTAATGATCGGAAGatgaaaaatgtgacaaaaaattCCTCCCTTCCTGCAGAG AATTCTGAAGCCAGTAAGAACATTGAGGAGGCGTCGTCCTCCATAGATAACAAG CTGTCGCACAAGGCTCTGGACATCAACGATCTGTCTAATGCTGTCAGTCCGCTGGAAAAAACTGACACAGAAgagaaggaagaggagaaaggagaaaaggGGGAAAGGAAAGGAGGAGAGGGCAGCAAGAG cCATGTGCTGGCCAAAGACAGAGACACATCCCCAGTGCATAAAGTTGACCGGCTTGTCCTTCACCAGTCCAGCCTTTCACCGTCACCCTCCATCTCCTCGCATTCAGACCAGGCTGTCACCCCCAGGCAAACGGCCCAGGGCCTCGGCGTACCTCTGGGACTTGAGAGGCCTGAAACTTCCAGGGGCCGACAGGCACGGTTTTCGAGCATCCAGGCTGATGGTGTTAAACGctccttaaaaaaacaagagaggGCTTTGGAAGAAGAGCCGAGAGGGAGAAGCCGGAAAGACGGGGAGAAGAAAGAgagtgagaaagaagaggaagaggagaggaagaggctagagagagaggagaggagtaAGAAGGAAAGAGAGGAGATGGAGAGGGAAAGGAGGAAAGCTGACCGAGAGatagaggaggagaaggagcgCATAGCTAAGGAAAAAGAACAGAGGATTCGTCTCCTCCGGGAAGAGCTgaaaagagaagaggaggaggaggaggagaaattGAGGGGGGAGACTGAGGAAAGACTGAG GGCTTTACGGCAGCACCTCCTGTCtagaaggagagaggaggaggccaGGCTGAACGAGGAGTCTGACAGAATGTTGGAGGAGCTCAGAGAGTCTACGAAGAGTAAGagggagcagcagcaacacaaaCTCAG GGAAGAGAGTGAAGTCCTGTTAAAAGAGGTACGTGTCACTCTAGAGGAAGAGCAAACTGCAGCGCTGGAAAGACTGGAGGCCCAGAAGACACGCGACATCGAGCGACTGAAGACGGAGTTAGAAGAAGAGCTGGAGACGGAGAAGAAGAGGctccagagagagagggaggagaaacTGGACTCTCTGAAACAGGAG GTCAGAagcacagagaggaggagggagctGATGATGAGTCCGCGGCCTGAGCTGCAACTGGCCGAGTACCACCGTGAG CTGACCGATGTGCTCCAGGAAGTGCGAGAGGAAGTGCAGCGGGATCACGAGAGGAAGCTAGAGCAGCTGAGGAACGACCACAGGAGAGAGATGAACAGCATAAGAGAGAAATATCTAGACGAG GAGACGGCTCAGAGGGAGCGCTTGCTGTCCACTCTGCAGGAGGACAGAGAGCGACTGCAGGCCTCACATGCTGTCCAGCTGGAGAAGCTCCGCTTACAGCTGGATGCACAGATACAAAAGACTGAGCTGGCACACTCACGCAAG GAGTCAGAGCTGCAGGATTTGGGGGATCAGCTGGAGCTGAGAGCCAAAGAGCTGAAGAGCCAGGAGGCCATGCTGCTGACCAAG GCAGCAGatctgaagaggaggaggaagctgcttggagaagaggagcaggaagtggacagacAGATAGAG GCCTTACCTCGGCTGATCCAGGAAAGAGACCAGCTGAGAGAGGAGCTGGAGAGGATGAGAGAGGAGAAAGCCCAAGCCAGAGAACTCATCAATAGAGCCAGGGAGGAGAGGAGTGAGGccaaggagaaggaggagaggcTCAGGGAGGAGTTGGACCAAGCCAGGGAAGAGAGCAGGAGAGCCAGGGAGGACAAGGAGCACCTGGAGACCAAGGTGGCATTGCTGCAGGAGAGATGTGACCGCCTCAGCCACAGAGTCAG TGAGCTGGAACGAGGTGAAGGGGCGAGCACGTCCCTGGAACAAGAGCAGGACAGAAAGAAGAAGGCAGAGAAAGCGACGATGCCCTCCGGTGACAGAGAAGACACATCACTACATGTAGATGACCTGGAGGAGCCGCCTCTTTCCCCTGTACctgacagcaacagcagcatggATGA ATTCCGGCGGTACATCTCCTCACACGGCGCTTCCATCCAGAAGACCAAACTCTTcctggagagagagagcagccgGCTGATGGAGAGGCAGGCGGCCCTGCAGGCCCACCCCGCTCAAGGAAGAGCGACCGAAGAGACGATGAGAAACCTCGAGCAG GAGGCCCACAGTGTGGCAGAGTTGGAGCGGACGGTTCAGAGAGGAAACCGTCTCCTGCGGAGGAAAGAGGAGCAGCTTCTGCAGCTAGAGAACTCTATAGCCAAAGAG CCGCTGTTTGAGGATTTGTCTCGGCTCGCCGGAGGAAGGAAGGTAACCTTTGATGTGAGTGAGTCAGACCTCAGCAGCACCGTGGAACCGCCAGATGGGACAG GAGATATTCCCACCGTTCCAGCCAAAGTCCAGGAATTAGCAGAGTCCCTGCAGCAGATCTCAGGCCAGCTCAACACCGTCCTGGGTGCCTTGGGTTCACTGACCCAGCAGCAGAGCACCGCACCTTACACAGCTTTCCCTCCACCTCTGTCTCATCCTCACTCCACTCTAGCTCCTACCTCCTCCTCATCAGCTCCTGTCATTGCTCAGACGTACAACCTGGGAACCAGCTCCTTAGCCCCGCCTCCTCCTCTGGAGAGGCTCTCAGAGCCACCGTGGAGCTGGGCAACTCAGAGCGGCTCTGCAGCCCCCCCACTCTTCAGTACGCCCATCAGCAGTGAGCTGAGGGCATCCAGGGACACCCTCAACAGCCGCTGGAGCCAGATATTCCCTG GAGCAGCTGTTGCCCCGCTCGGTTCCAGCACGACAAGACCCTCCACAGCTTACTCATCATACACTCCTCTGAA tgaACACAGCCGGGGGCTTCACTCCACACCGAGATCAGCTGAGATGGACGGCCAGAGGCTGCAGGGGCTGATAGACGGCAACAAGAGGTGGCTGGAAATGCGCAAGAAAGACACCAGCAT ACCGCTGTTCACCCGCTATCAGGCTCCCTCCTCAAAGAGCGGGCTGGTCCAGCTGGGCCTGGATGATAACAATCAGATCAGAGTCTATCATTACTGA